The following are encoded in a window of Candidatus Coatesbacteria bacterium genomic DNA:
- a CDS encoding site-2 protease family protein, whose amino-acid sequence MKRPFGKRGERNPARELELYRMLSARLELELEPHLELMHSYYEGSMVHLRGRLRGDKTTATAAIIGHCRELGLNAHVTGEPEYVHIKLNTRRRARPSRRWLYPLFALATLLTVLWAGGMHVGVDLLQEPARWYEGLPFALSLLGILVCHEMGHYLTARRYGVDVTPPLLLPVPNPLIGTFGAVIRMRSPVADRRALFDIGLAGPLSGVVVSIVVIIIGLGSAEIINAAYGELPLSYGPPAMIQILGMNVWLNLPPLFHLLRLLVVGPLGSAEALVLGPVGFAGWLGLFVTALNLIPVGQLDGGHIVYTSMRRAYKPLSTLALLAVLFFAFFWPGWLVWAAVLFFVSRKRPAPLDDVTPLGRGRTLAGYGAMLLFLLCLTPVPVIM is encoded by the coding sequence ATGAAACGACCCTTCGGCAAGCGAGGCGAGCGTAATCCGGCCCGGGAGCTGGAGCTTTACCGAATGCTGAGCGCCCGGCTCGAGCTGGAGCTCGAACCCCACCTCGAGCTGATGCACAGCTACTACGAGGGTTCCATGGTCCACCTGCGCGGGCGGTTGCGCGGCGACAAGACCACGGCTACGGCTGCCATCATCGGGCACTGCCGCGAGCTGGGCCTCAACGCCCACGTCACCGGCGAGCCCGAGTACGTCCACATCAAGCTCAACACCCGCCGCCGAGCCCGGCCCTCGCGCCGCTGGCTCTACCCCCTGTTCGCCCTGGCCACCCTGCTGACCGTCCTCTGGGCCGGCGGGATGCACGTCGGCGTCGACCTGCTCCAGGAACCGGCGCGCTGGTACGAAGGCCTGCCCTTCGCCCTCTCCCTGCTGGGCATCCTGGTCTGCCACGAGATGGGCCACTACCTGACCGCCCGCCGTTACGGCGTCGACGTCACCCCGCCGCTCTTGCTGCCCGTGCCCAATCCCCTGATCGGCACCTTCGGCGCCGTGATCCGGATGCGCTCCCCCGTGGCCGATCGCCGGGCCCTGTTCGACATCGGCCTCGCCGGTCCCCTGTCCGGCGTGGTGGTCTCCATCGTGGTGATAATCATCGGCCTGGGTAGCGCCGAGATCATCAACGCCGCCTACGGCGAGCTGCCCCTCTCCTACGGTCCGCCCGCCATGATCCAGATCCTGGGGATGAACGTCTGGCTCAACCTGCCGCCCCTCTTCCACCTGCTGCGGCTGCTCGTCGTCGGCCCCCTGGGCTCCGCCGAAGCCCTGGTCCTGGGGCCCGTGGGCTTCGCCGGTTGGCTGGGGCTGTTCGTCACCGCGCTCAACCTGATCCCCGTCGGCCAGCTCGACGGCGGGCACATCGTCTACACCTCGATGCGCCGGGCCTACAAGCCGCTGAGCACCCTGGCCCTGCTGGCTGTGCTGTTTTTCGCCTTCTTCTGGCCGGGCTGGTTGGTCTGGGCCGCCGTGTTGTTCTTCGTCTCCCGCAAGCGTCCGGCGCCCCTGGACGACGTCACCCCCCTGGGCCGGGGCCGCACGCTGGCCGGTTACGGCGCCATGCTGCTGTTCCTGCTCTGTCTGACCCCGGTGCCGGTGATTATGTAG
- the rsmD gene encoding 16S rRNA (guanine(966)-N(2))-methyltransferase RsmD, whose amino-acid sequence MRVIAGEAKGHGLNAPPGRRVRPTSDRVREALFNILVPDVVGATFLDAYAGVGAVGIEALSRGAKSCDFIEADKGLRRYLRTNLEHTGLAGRGRIYLQSVERFVAGWGGRDTPYDIVFADPPYACDPDETAALLRPLVAGLLVYESPKTKGPEPGFDAYHVVDKREYGGTRLYFLRPRGDGNEAKALLSTDSPDHRP is encoded by the coding sequence GTGAGAGTCATCGCCGGAGAAGCCAAGGGTCACGGCCTCAACGCCCCGCCGGGACGCCGGGTGCGACCGACCTCGGACCGGGTGCGCGAGGCCCTGTTCAACATCCTCGTCCCCGACGTCGTCGGGGCCACCTTCCTCGACGCTTACGCCGGCGTCGGCGCCGTGGGCATCGAAGCCCTCAGCCGGGGCGCCAAGAGCTGCGACTTCATCGAAGCCGACAAGGGCCTGCGCCGCTACCTGCGTACCAACCTCGAGCACACCGGCCTGGCCGGCCGGGGACGGATCTACCTCCAGTCCGTGGAGCGGTTCGTCGCGGGCTGGGGCGGTCGCGACACCCCCTACGACATCGTCTTCGCCGATCCACCCTACGCCTGCGACCCCGACGAGACCGCCGCCCTGCTGCGGCCCCTCGTCGCCGGACTGCTGGTCTACGAGTCCCCCAAGACCAAGGGTCCCGAGCCCGGGTTCGACGCTTACCACGTAGTGGACAAACGAGAATACGGCGGCACCCGGCTGTACTTCCTCCGCCCGCGGGGTGACGGGAACGAAGCCAAGGCGCTACTGTCGACCGACAGCCCGGACCATCGACCATAA
- a CDS encoding endonuclease V, which translates to MELAWPREVAAARRQQAELVASLPPDEPLAGYGAVGGLDVSYSKRLRRVFACLVVLDRRGRLLQEVLGTAPLDFPYVPGLLSYREGPACCTAWNKLKQRPDVLICDGQGRAHPRRLGLAAHLGLVFEIPTIGVGKSRLIGEYVEPGPSKGARSELVDPRTGETLGCVLRSRDNVKPLFVSVGVRITLEDALDVVLEQLDRFRLPEPQRLADRRVTARRKAAEEQA; encoded by the coding sequence ATGGAACTCGCCTGGCCCAGGGAGGTCGCCGCGGCGCGTCGGCAACAGGCCGAACTGGTCGCCTCGCTACCGCCCGACGAGCCCCTCGCTGGTTACGGCGCCGTCGGCGGCCTCGACGTCAGCTACTCGAAACGGCTCCGGCGGGTCTTCGCCTGTCTGGTGGTGCTGGATCGCCGGGGCCGACTGCTGCAAGAGGTCCTCGGCACAGCGCCCCTGGACTTCCCCTACGTCCCCGGCCTGCTGAGCTACCGCGAGGGTCCGGCCTGTTGCACCGCCTGGAACAAGTTGAAACAGCGACCCGACGTGCTGATCTGCGACGGCCAGGGGCGGGCCCACCCCCGACGCCTGGGCCTGGCCGCCCACCTGGGTCTGGTCTTCGAGATCCCCACCATCGGCGTCGGCAAGAGCCGCCTGATCGGCGAGTACGTCGAGCCCGGGCCGTCGAAGGGCGCGCGCAGCGAACTCGTCGATCCGCGGACCGGGGAGACACTGGGCTGCGTCCTGCGCAGCCGGGACAACGTCAAGCCCCTCTTCGTCTCCGTCGGGGTCCGGATAACCCTCGAGGACGCCCTCGACGTCGTCCTCGAGCAACTCGACCGTTTCCGTCTGCCCGAGCCCCAACGCCTGGCCGACCGCCGGGTGACCGCCCGGCGCAAAGCCGCCGAGGAGCAAGCGTGA
- a CDS encoding DUF362 domain-containing protein produces the protein MAEAGQIPRNIQTQRRADHRVALAVCESYEPNLVRRALARVLEPLGGWEAPLPPAPARILVKPNLLAEFPPERQVTTHPVVLRVVLEALLEHGFSVIVGDSPAGSSRVLERVWRTSGLGAVCEELGVEIVGFETAGHVHFRGRNRFGEAVQIARPVVEADAVVNLPKLKTHSLTLLTCAVKNLYGYVPGMRKTQFHRLAVNPLDFGEIVADCYAARPPALSIVDAVTAMQGDGPASGAPHAFGRLAAGANAAALDHVLAGLIGLRAAELPVERACRRWGLFDPRRISVIGDATPVKGDFTIPATAWRMKLPSSLSRYLAGLVRLYPGIDEAVCVRCGACARACPNEAVSRRDGAYRIDYGRCILCLCCHEVCPVRAVELTGNLPVRLWRGLKRLKRRLFDRKAPTKPSAGTV, from the coding sequence ATGGCCGAGGCGGGACAGATCCCGCGTAACATACAGACGCAACGCCGGGCCGACCACCGGGTGGCCCTGGCGGTGTGCGAAAGCTACGAGCCGAACCTCGTCCGCCGGGCGCTGGCGCGCGTCCTGGAGCCGCTGGGCGGCTGGGAGGCCCCGTTGCCCCCGGCTCCGGCGCGGATTCTGGTCAAGCCCAACCTGCTGGCCGAGTTCCCTCCCGAGCGCCAGGTGACCACCCATCCCGTCGTGTTGCGTGTGGTGCTGGAGGCCTTGCTCGAGCACGGGTTCAGCGTGATCGTCGGCGACAGCCCGGCGGGCAGCAGCCGGGTGCTGGAGCGCGTCTGGCGCACCAGCGGCCTGGGCGCGGTCTGCGAAGAGCTGGGGGTCGAAATCGTCGGTTTCGAGACCGCCGGCCACGTGCATTTCCGTGGTCGCAACCGCTTCGGCGAGGCGGTTCAAATCGCGCGACCCGTCGTCGAAGCCGACGCCGTGGTCAACCTACCCAAGCTCAAAACCCACTCCCTGACCCTGCTGACCTGCGCGGTGAAGAACCTCTACGGTTACGTGCCCGGGATGCGCAAGACCCAGTTCCACCGCCTGGCGGTCAACCCGCTGGACTTCGGCGAGATCGTCGCCGATTGCTACGCCGCCCGTCCGCCGGCCCTCAGCATCGTCGACGCCGTCACTGCGATGCAGGGCGACGGTCCGGCCTCGGGCGCCCCCCACGCCTTCGGCCGCCTGGCCGCCGGGGCCAACGCCGCCGCCCTCGATCACGTTCTGGCCGGCTTGATCGGACTGCGGGCCGCCGAGCTGCCCGTCGAACGGGCCTGCCGGCGCTGGGGTCTGTTCGATCCGCGCCGGATCAGCGTTATCGGCGATGCGACACCGGTTAAGGGCGATTTCACCATCCCGGCGACGGCCTGGCGGATGAAGCTGCCCTCATCACTGAGCCGCTATCTGGCTGGATTGGTACGGCTGTACCCGGGTATCGACGAAGCGGTCTGCGTCCGCTGCGGAGCCTGCGCCCGGGCCTGCCCAAACGAGGCCGTCAGCCGTCGTGACGGCGCCTACCGGATCGATTACGGCCGCTGCATCCTCTGTCTGTGCTGTCACGAGGTCTGCCCGGTGCGGGCGGTGGAGCTGACCGGCAACCTGCCGGTGCGTCTCTGGCGGGGGTTGAAGAGGCTCAAGCGCAGACTGTTCGACCGCAAGGCACCGACAAAACCGAGCGCGGGGACGGTCTGA